GGGTCAATTTTACGGCGCAAATACATCAGCGAAGCCAGGGTAATCGCAATCAAAGAAATTCCGACTGAGGCACCCGCCATGATGTAAAATTCCGTCGGATTGAACTCGGAAGCCTTTTCTATAACTTCGGAGAGGGTTTCGCTAGGAGGAAAGATAAACTCTTCAAAATAATTGGCGTAGGGAGTTCCCACCAAACCAATCAAAATAGAAGGCACAGCCAACAGTGCCAACGGCAGTGTCATTGTCCACGGCGATTCGTGGGGGGAGTCGCTGTGATGCCCGTGGGAATCATGGGAATCATGCTGCTGACTAGTTGCCGCCAATTCTCCTTTCTTCATCGCCCCAGGCTCAAAATTCGGGGCTAGTTCTTCTGACTCTAATTCCAGGACAATTGTCGCCGCAGCACTCTTGAGTTTTTGTTTGATTTTCTCGTCAGTACCCCGGAATTTGCCTTCAAATGTCATGAAATACATTCTAAACATATAGAAAGCAGTAATCCCGGCAGTTAGCCAGCCGATGAACCAGAGGAGTGGATTAGCTTCAAAAGCCTTCCCCAGAATTTCATCTTTTGACCAGAAGCCAGCAAAAGGCGGAATACCAGAAATTGCCAAGCAACCAATCAAAAAGGTAATTGAGGTGACGGGCATATACTTTCGCAGTCCACCCATCAAGCGCATATCTTGAGCTAAGGCGGGGTCGTGTCCAACGACACCTTCCATACCATGAATTACTGAACCTGAACCCAAGAACAGCATCGCTTTGAAATAGGCGTGGGTCATCAGATGGAATAGTCCAGCACTGTAGGAACCTATGCCCATTGCCATCACCATGTAACCAAGTTGGGAAATGGTGGAGTAAGCCAAGCCCTTTTTGATGTCGTTTTGGGTAATGGCAATGCTAGCCCCCAAAAACGCCGTAAACGCCCCAGTAAAGGCAATGACATTCATTGCAACTGGAACGCCTTCAAATACTGGGTACATCCGGGCAATGAGGAAAACACCCGCCGCCACCATTGTTGCTGCGTGAATCAAGGCAGAAATGGGGGTGGGGCCTTCCATTGCGTCTGGTAGCCAGACATGGAGGGGGAATTGGGCTGATTTAGCAACTGGCCCTAAGAAAACTAAAATCGCAAACAGGACAGCGAGAAAATTGCTGATAGAACCTGATTCGACGAGTTGGGCGAGGCGATCGCCCATGATATTAAAATCAAAGCTTCCTGTTGCCCAGAACAGCCCTAAAATGCCCAGTAACAAACCAAAGTCGCCTACGCGGTTGGTTACAAAGGCTTTTTGTGCCGCATCGGCTGCTGACTTGCGATCGTACCAAAAGCCGACCAGCAAGTAGGAACACATTCCCACCAGTTCCCAGAATATATAAATCTGTACTAGGTTGGGGCTGACCACCAGACCTAACATTGAGGAGCCAAACAAACTGAGATAGGCGTAAAACCTCACGTAGCCGGGATCGTGAGCCATGTAGCCATCGGTGTAAAGCATGACTAAGCAGGCTACCGTTGTGACAATCACCAGCATTAGGGCTGTTAGGTGGTCAATAGTGTAGCCCATGCTCAGGTGGAAACTACCTGCCGCCGCCCACTCAAAGGTGCGAATATAAGACGGGTGTCCTTGAATTTGACTCCACAACAAGGCAAAGGACAGCCCCATAGCTGCTGCCATCATGGAGATAATCACCACAGCGTTAAGCTGCCGTAGGCGATTTGTCACCTGATTCAACGAGATTAACCCTAGACCGACCAGCATTGCCCCAAAAAGAGGGAACACCGGAATCAGCCAGGCATACTGATAGATTACTTCCATCACTGACGCCTACTTTTAGAATTCTTGAATAGCGTGTCGAAACTGTTAATAATTGTGACACACACCCTTTAGGATAAAATAACCCACCCAAGGCTGATTGGGTGGGGTATTAAGCATGGTTTTAGATTTGGTCATTAGTTATTAGTCATTAGTCATTAGTCCAATGCCCCATGCCCCATACCCAATATCCAATATCCATCAAGCAGATCGACATTCTAAGTCCACTGTTTTTGAACTTTTTTGGATTTTGGGGTAATTGCTGTAGCTGGCTTTAATCTCTTCTAAAGCTAGACGTAAGTCTTCTCTGCCGCGAAAGCATTCCAAGCGATGGCGAATAGTGCCATTTTCAATCAATAGTAAAGTGGGTAGTGATTTTAGCCTATAGGTAGTAGACAATTTAAAATTTTGATCGGCGTTAACCCCGACTAATTTAATTTCATCCCCGCACTGGGCTTGAAATTGTAACAATAGTGGGTGGATAACTCGACATAAGCCACACCAAGGCGCTTCAAAATTAACTAAAACAGGAATAGGAGATTCTAAAACTTCTTGAGTAAATGTCCGCTCACTAACCGACAACACCATGACGCCTCTTGGATTATAAGGTTTTTATATCAAACTAGCTATCAGTACTGAATTTAGTAGGGCTGAGTTCCGAGTTCTGGTTGCTGAGTAGAAGTCCATGACTAAAAATTAGCGGATTGCATGAGGAACTCGTTTATTTTTCTTTTAGAGTTAAAGCGGGGATCGGGACTAATTGCCAAGCAATGAATACTAAGTTTCTTGCTTTGACTCAGGACTCAGGTACTAGCTTCAGTGGAGGATTGGCAAGTCAGTAACTGCCGATAGATGCTTTCAGAACATAAATATTCAGGACACAGAATAATTGGCAAAAATTGAGCGCGTTAATGTGTCTCTGATAGAAAAGCCACTTTAGAAGTAGCGTTGGCTTTTTTGGATGTTTAACTCCTGATTGCCGCGGCTGCCTGGGGATTTGACTAAATCTGCCACTTTCTTTCAAGGAAAAGCAACCAACCAACGACTACCAATATAAAATCTCAAGCTGACTGAACGCACCCTCCACTGAATAGATGTTTGAATTTATCCTACATTGATTTGGGGCAATTGATAAGCTGAAATTTCCATCTATTTCGGATTTTCTGCTGACACTGGGGATCGTCTAAAGTTACCATCCTATCCTACTAGTTGCTTCCAGTAACAGAGGGTGCGACCACCAAAGCAAAGCTATAAAAATGGCAACTCCCAAATAGGCAGGGCGGAGAAATTCCTGCCATTTGAGAGATTGACGCCCGTCAATAATTGCTTTAAAGGGAATAATTGAAGTCCGCTGTTTGGCAATTTCAAAAGCTTCGCCATAACGATGCATGAGGCGGCGATCCCCGTGCCAAACCCCAAATAAGTGATGCAATATCAATCCAATCGAAGTCACAAGGGTAAAGCTAGTACCCAGCCAGAGAGTATGAGCAACACACCAAATTATTTGTCCCACCATCTGGGGATGACGGGTAATCCGAATAATTCCTGTTTCATAGAGATGAACTTGGGGCTTTTGAATGGCAGCAATTTCTAGTAGATTGAAGGTAGCAGGATATAAAAACAAAAACGAGATTGCTGACAGCAGCCAAACAAATTCTCGCACTCCTGGCACCCCTTGTACCTGCCAAATTTGCAAACCATCATAACGGTGCCCAAAAAAGTAAATAATTAATATCACAGCCAACGGTAGGCTGACTAATGCAAAGAGAATGCGATAAAACCTTGGGCCAATATATTTTTCTGCCCAAGGGCGTAAAGCAGCGCCTCCACTGTGAGCGATCGCAAAAACTATTTGTAACCCCAGTATGACAAAATGACTGGGTGTCAACCAAGAAATCAGCAGCATATACACAGGTGAAGTAATTTAAAGAAAACCGAATTCAGTACAACCAATACCACAAAGTATTCAAAAGGGGACTTTAGTCAAGATGTTGTGCTACTGTCTTTTTCGAGTCAAGCCTTCAAGTTTAATATGCAACAAATCATGTCCGGCTGATTGCTGCCAAACCGGATTTATTACGTGCATCTGCTCCTTTAAAAGTTTGTGGGTTGAGCCTTATGTCTGACCTTCCTTTCACTTTAGATCAGTTACGTATCCTGAAAGCGATCGCTCAAGAAGGAAGCTTCAAGCGTGCCGCTGATAGTCTTTACGTTTCCCAGCCCGCTGTTAGTTTGCAAGTCCAAAATCTCGAACGGCAGCTCGATGTCCCCTTATTCGATCGCGGAGGACGACGCGCCCAATTAACTGAAGCCGGGCATCTACTCTTAAACTATGGTGAAAAAATCCTCAGTCTCTGTCAGGAAACTTGCCGCGCGATCGAGGATTTACAAAACCTCCAAGGTGGTACTTTAATTGTCGGTGCTTCTCAAACCACCAGCACTTATCTTTTGCCGAGAATGATCGGTATGTTCCGACAAAAATATCCAGATGTGGCAGTGCAATTACACGTCCACTCTACCCGGCGGACTGCTTGGAGTGTTGCTAACGGACAAGTCGATCTGGCAATTATCGGCGGTGAAATTCCCGGCGAACTGTCAGAATCTTTAGAAGTGATTCCTTACGCTGAGGACGAGCTAGCGCTGATTTTACCTGTCTTTCATCCTTTTACCAAACTTGAAAAAATCCAGAAAGAAGACCTATATAAATTACAATTCATTGCCCTAGATTCCCAATCGACTATCCGCAAAGTAATAGACCAAGTGCTAGGACGCTGCGAGATTGATACCAGACGTTTTAAAGTTGAAATGGAGTTGAATTCCATTGAAGCGATTAAAAATGCTGTGCAATCTGGTTTAGGGGCTGCTTTTGTCTCAACTAGTGCGATCGCTAAAGAGTTACAAATGGGCGTTCTTCACCGTACCCCCATTGAAGGCGTTGTTGTCAAACGCAACCTGTGGCTGATTTGTAATCCCAATCGCTATAGATCCAAGGCCGCAGAAGCCTTTAGCCAAGAAATTTTGCCCCAGTTTGCTAACCCAGGATGGAATCAAGATGTGTTAAAATTAACACAAAAAAGTCTAGTGTTAACTACATTGGAGGTAGCAACACCCACCTCATCTGGCGAAGACTAAAATCAGGTTATTAGTCCCTTGTAATTTGTCCTTCGTTTTTTGTAAATGACCAAATAATTCGTAATCACGCTCCTCTGTCGCTAACTTAATTCGTAATTATGAACCCATTGTGTTCGTGCAGGGTGCTGTAGGCAAACCAAAGGTTTGACATCAGGAAAAAAGTTTCGTGTTCCCCATTAACAAATTTAGTTTATCTGTAACCTGAACTAATTACGAATTACGTAGCTTGCTTCTTGCCATTCGCGTAGCATCTCGTAGAGAAGGCGAGTATTATCAATTACGAATTATTTTGACTAATCACGAAAATGGAAGTTTACTGCACTCGTCCGCGTTGTCCACGCCCACAAAACTATTTTGTCGATTTAGATGATGTTACGACACTGAAAACAACCCAGCAAAAGTATTGCACTACCTGTGGTATGCCATTGATGCTAGATGGTCGATATGTGCCAAGTAAACTGCTGGGAAGGGGCGGGTTTGGAGCAGCATTTTTGGCACGCGATCGCCGAATACCGGGAATGCGTCAATGCGTGGTTAAGCAGTTTCAACCATCGGGAAATTTAACCTTAACTCAACTGCAACAAGCGCAGTTAATGTTTGAAAGAGAAGCAGAAGTTTTAGCACAACTTGGTAACGATCACGAGCAAATACCTGACTTGTTTGCTTTCTTTCCAGTGATAGTTAATAGCTTGCAACCAGGAGAGCAAGACCAATTTTTTTACTTGGTGCAAGAATACATTGATGGGCAAACCCTAGAAGAAGAATTAGCTCAACAAGGTAAGTTTTCTGAACAACAAGTATTAGAAGTATTACAAGGAATTCTGCGGGTACTAGAGTTTGTTCATGACAGAGGCATTATCCACAGAGATATCAAACCTTCAAACATTATGCGTCGTCGTGATGGTAAACTTTTCTTACTAGACTTTGGCGCAGTCAAGCAAGTAACTAATGCTGCACTTGGTTCTGCTGCTTCTTCCACAGGAATTTATTCTATGGGATTTGCACCGCCTGAACAGATGGCTGGGGGGCAAGTATTTCCATCTACGGATTTATACGCTTTAGCTGTAACTCTAATTACCTTGTTAACCAATAAGGAAGCAATTCAACTATTTGATGCTTATAGTAACCAGTGGAAATGGCGAACCCAAGTGAGTGTCAACCCTCACCTTGCTGACATTTTAGACAAGATGCTGCTACCTGCGGCTAATCAGCGCTTCCAGTCAGCCCAGGAGGTTCTACGCGCACTTAACTCACAGGCGGCTCAATCTCCCACACAACTGAATTCGCCCTCTGTAACCCTGCCGCCACAACCACCCCAAGGTTCTAACCCTGTTGTTCCCCGTCGTCCATCAACTCAACCAGCGTTTTCGACATTGGAATTATTGGGAGGGGCGGGATTTAGTGGATTTCAGGGTGCATTGATCGCGATCGCCCTTTTCAGTCTAGTAAAATCACCAATAGTTACTTTGACTACTTCTGCCTTGATTTTAGGTATACTAATTTTTGCCCAAACTAAGCGGTGGATTGAAAAGTTCGATTTATTAATTATTCCCACAATTACTTTTGCGATTATTTTTTTTGTCCCCTTTTTACGGGGAGGACTTGACCTTCTGTCAGTGGTGATTTTAGCAGTTGGAGCAGGCTTAGTAGCTATTTCATTGACAGCGGTATTTCGACTTATTTATAAATTATTATCTCTCTTACTTTAAAAAACTTCTGGTGCTAACAGCTACATAAATGTCTCAGAAAAACGAAACACTTAGTCTTTTTTTAGCCGTTGTCATCACTATTGGTTTAATCTTTGGTGGTCTATGGTTTCTTATGGAACGGTGGGCGCAATTAACTGGAACTGTTCCTAAAACTTCCGGGAATGGTAACACAGGTAATCCCATAAACCAGTTTGTCAACAACAGATGTAACGTCCCAAATCTCCCAGAAGGGACATTCAACTATGGTGGTAGTACAACCTGGGCACCTATCCGTAAAGATGTAGACTCAGTACTAGAAAGCCTGTGTCCTCAATTTACTTTACGCTATACTCAACCTGCTTCAGGTCAAGCAGGATCTGGAACTGGTATTAAGATGTTGATAGATAATCAACTAGCTTTTTCTCAATCTTCTCGCTCAGTTAAAGTTGAAGAAAATACCGAAGCTAAACAAAAAGAATTTAGTTTGAAAGAAATTCCTGTGGCGATTGATGGTATTGCGATCGCGGTTAACTACAATCTCAATATACCTGGTTTAACCGTCGCCCAACTTAAAGACATCTACACTGGCAAGATTACTAATTGGCAACAAGTGGGTGGGCCAAATTTACCAATCAAAATCTATTCTCGCAACAAAGAAGCTGGCGGTACAGTGGAATTCTTTATCGAAAATGTTTTAAATAAAGAAAATTTTGGTACTAACGTTAGTTATGTTGGCACAACCACAGAAGCAGTACGAAAAGTAGCCGCGAATAGTGGCGCAATTTATTATGCTTCTGCCCCAGAG
This portion of the Nostoc sp. GT001 genome encodes:
- a CDS encoding NAD(P)H-quinone oxidoreductase subunit 5, which codes for MEVIYQYAWLIPVFPLFGAMLVGLGLISLNQVTNRLRQLNAVVIISMMAAAMGLSFALLWSQIQGHPSYIRTFEWAAAGSFHLSMGYTIDHLTALMLVIVTTVACLVMLYTDGYMAHDPGYVRFYAYLSLFGSSMLGLVVSPNLVQIYIFWELVGMCSYLLVGFWYDRKSAADAAQKAFVTNRVGDFGLLLGILGLFWATGSFDFNIMGDRLAQLVESGSISNFLAVLFAILVFLGPVAKSAQFPLHVWLPDAMEGPTPISALIHAATMVAAGVFLIARMYPVFEGVPVAMNVIAFTGAFTAFLGASIAITQNDIKKGLAYSTISQLGYMVMAMGIGSYSAGLFHLMTHAYFKAMLFLGSGSVIHGMEGVVGHDPALAQDMRLMGGLRKYMPVTSITFLIGCLAISGIPPFAGFWSKDEILGKAFEANPLLWFIGWLTAGITAFYMFRMYFMTFEGKFRGTDEKIKQKLKSAAATIVLELESEELAPNFEPGAMKKGELAATSQQHDSHDSHGHHSDSPHESPWTMTLPLALLAVPSILIGLVGTPYANYFEEFIFPPSETLSEVIEKASEFNPTEFYIMAGASVGISLIAITLASLMYLRRKIDPAAIAAQIKPLYELSLNKWYFDDIYHRVFVLGLRRLARQVMEVDFRVVDGAVNLTGFFTLVSGEGLKYLENGRAQFYALIVFGAVLGLVIVFGVT
- a CDS encoding thioredoxin family protein; translation: MVLSVSERTFTQEVLESPIPVLVNFEAPWCGLCRVIHPLLLQFQAQCGDEIKLVGVNADQNFKLSTTYRLKSLPTLLLIENGTIRHRLECFRGREDLRLALEEIKASYSNYPKIQKSSKTVDLECRSA
- a CDS encoding NnrU family protein; translation: MLLISWLTPSHFVILGLQIVFAIAHSGGAALRPWAEKYIGPRFYRILFALVSLPLAVILIIYFFGHRYDGLQIWQVQGVPGVREFVWLLSAISFLFLYPATFNLLEIAAIQKPQVHLYETGIIRITRHPQMVGQIIWCVAHTLWLGTSFTLVTSIGLILHHLFGVWHGDRRLMHRYGEAFEIAKQRTSIIPFKAIIDGRQSLKWQEFLRPAYLGVAIFIALLWWSHPLLLEATSRIGW
- a CDS encoding LysR family transcriptional regulator yields the protein MSDLPFTLDQLRILKAIAQEGSFKRAADSLYVSQPAVSLQVQNLERQLDVPLFDRGGRRAQLTEAGHLLLNYGEKILSLCQETCRAIEDLQNLQGGTLIVGASQTTSTYLLPRMIGMFRQKYPDVAVQLHVHSTRRTAWSVANGQVDLAIIGGEIPGELSESLEVIPYAEDELALILPVFHPFTKLEKIQKEDLYKLQFIALDSQSTIRKVIDQVLGRCEIDTRRFKVEMELNSIEAIKNAVQSGLGAAFVSTSAIAKELQMGVLHRTPIEGVVVKRNLWLICNPNRYRSKAAEAFSQEILPQFANPGWNQDVLKLTQKSLVLTTLEVATPTSSGED
- a CDS encoding serine/threonine-protein kinase; amino-acid sequence: MEVYCTRPRCPRPQNYFVDLDDVTTLKTTQQKYCTTCGMPLMLDGRYVPSKLLGRGGFGAAFLARDRRIPGMRQCVVKQFQPSGNLTLTQLQQAQLMFEREAEVLAQLGNDHEQIPDLFAFFPVIVNSLQPGEQDQFFYLVQEYIDGQTLEEELAQQGKFSEQQVLEVLQGILRVLEFVHDRGIIHRDIKPSNIMRRRDGKLFLLDFGAVKQVTNAALGSAASSTGIYSMGFAPPEQMAGGQVFPSTDLYALAVTLITLLTNKEAIQLFDAYSNQWKWRTQVSVNPHLADILDKMLLPAANQRFQSAQEVLRALNSQAAQSPTQLNSPSVTLPPQPPQGSNPVVPRRPSTQPAFSTLELLGGAGFSGFQGALIAIALFSLVKSPIVTLTTSALILGILIFAQTKRWIEKFDLLIIPTITFAIIFFVPFLRGGLDLLSVVILAVGAGLVAISLTAVFRLIYKLLSLLL
- a CDS encoding PstS family phosphate ABC transporter substrate-binding protein → MSQKNETLSLFLAVVITIGLIFGGLWFLMERWAQLTGTVPKTSGNGNTGNPINQFVNNRCNVPNLPEGTFNYGGSTTWAPIRKDVDSVLESLCPQFTLRYTQPASGQAGSGTGIKMLIDNQLAFSQSSRSVKVEENTEAKQKEFSLKEIPVAIDGIAIAVNYNLNIPGLTVAQLKDIYTGKITNWQQVGGPNLPIKIYSRNKEAGGTVEFFIENVLNKENFGTNVSYVGTTTEAVRKVAANSGAIYYASAPEVVPQCTIKSLPLGRISGQFVPPYQQPVVSPSECPSKRNQLNSQAFRSGDYAITRNLFVIVKQNGQTDQQAGEAYANWLLTPQGQELIEKAGFVRIK